Proteins from a genomic interval of Streptomyces sp. TLI_235:
- a CDS encoding DDE superfamily endonuclease: protein MLDVPHELVEHVSWLIYTRRRELGSRWRRLGCFKQALLVLAHLRKNETLAQLGAGFGVSEATAWRYVDETVEVLAAWAPGLREALVGLGEGDFVIVDGTLIPTDRIAADEPYYSQKHRKHGMNVQVVATPDGTPLWFSRALPGRTHDLTAARAHGIVQTCLTREVLVLADRAYRGAGSTVRTPYYNHHELPEHYQQYNRDHARLRAPGERAFAQLKTWKVFRKARCSTNRISRLIAAVHTLMIQSLATCENSG, encoded by the coding sequence ATGCTCGATGTCCCGCACGAGCTCGTTGAGCACGTCTCCTGGCTCATCTACACCCGAAGGCGTGAACTCGGCTCACGATGGAGGAGGTTGGGCTGCTTCAAGCAGGCCCTGCTGGTCCTGGCCCATCTGCGGAAGAACGAAACCCTCGCGCAACTGGGAGCCGGGTTCGGGGTGTCGGAGGCGACGGCCTGGCGGTACGTGGACGAGACCGTCGAGGTCCTGGCCGCGTGGGCGCCGGGCCTGCGCGAGGCCCTGGTGGGACTGGGCGAAGGCGACTTCGTGATCGTGGACGGCACGCTGATCCCGACCGACCGGATCGCCGCCGACGAGCCGTACTACTCGCAAAAGCACCGGAAGCACGGGATGAACGTGCAGGTCGTCGCCACCCCGGACGGCACACCTCTGTGGTTCTCCCGTGCCCTGCCGGGGCGCACTCACGACCTGACCGCGGCCCGCGCCCACGGCATCGTCCAGACCTGCCTGACCCGCGAGGTCCTCGTCCTCGCCGACCGGGCCTATCGAGGCGCCGGCTCCACTGTCCGCACCCCCTACTACAACCACCACGAACTGCCCGAGCACTACCAGCAGTACAACCGCGACCACGCCCGCCTGCGTGCACCCGGCGAACGCGCCTTCGCCCAGCTGAAGACCTGGAAGGTCTTCCGTAAAGCCCGCTGCTCGACCAATCGCATCAGCCGACTGATCGCCGCCGTCCACACCCTCATGATCCAAAGCCTCGCGACCTGCGAAAACTCAGGATGA